In Lacerta agilis isolate rLacAgi1 chromosome 8, rLacAgi1.pri, whole genome shotgun sequence, one genomic interval encodes:
- the NT5C1A gene encoding cytosolic 5'-nucleotidase 1A isoform X2, whose protein sequence is MLNPGIQENPKPQNAITIAVSSRALFRMEEEQKIYNEHGVEAYVKFQLDHENEPFLPGAAFPFVKALEAVNMQLRALYPESEELFDIVLMTNNHAQVGVRLINSINHYNLFIERFCMTGGNSPICYLKAYHTNLYLSSDCEKVSEAIDEGIAAATIFSPNRDVQVSENQLRVAFDGDAVLFSDESEQIVKAHGLDKFFEHEKTHENKPLAQGPLKGFLEALGKLQKKFYSKGLRLECPIRTYLVTARSAASSGARALKTLRSWGLETDEALFLAGAPKGPLLEKIRPHIFFDDQMFHVEGAKEMGTIAAHVPYGVAQKSRRLAQGKQNENSK, encoded by the exons ATGTTGAATCCTGGCATCCAAGAAAAT CCAAAGCCGCAAAATGCCATCACGATTGCTGTGTCATCGCGAGCCCTCTTCCGTATGGAAGAGGAGcagaagatttacaatgagcaTGGTGTGGAGGCCTACGTGAAATTCCAGCTGGATCACGAGAACGAGCCCTTTCTGCCTGGAGCAGCCTTCCCCTTCGTCAAG GCACTGGAAGCTGTTAACATGCAGCTGCGGGCGCTCTACCCAGAGAGTGAAGAGCTCTTCGACATCGTCCTCATGACTAACAACCACGCTCAGGTGGGAGTCCGCTTGATCAACAGCATCAACCATTACA ACCTGTTCATCGAGAGGTTTTGCATGACAGGTGGGAACAGCCCCATTTGCTACCTGAAGGCCTACCACACCAACCTGTACCTGTCATCTGACTGTGAGAAAGTGAGTGAAGCCATAGACGAGG GAATTGCTGCAGCCACCATCTTCAGCCCCAACAGGGACGTGCAGGTTTCAGAGAACCAGCTGCGTGTAGCCTTCGACGGAGACGCAGTGCTGTTTTCAGACGAGTCTGAGCAGATTGTGAAGGCTCATGGCCTTGACAAGTTCTTTGAGCATGAGAAGACTCATGAGAACAAGCCTCTGGCTCAG GGGCCGCTGAAAGGTTTCTTGGAAGCTCTTGGGAAGCTCCAGAAGAAGTTCTACTCCAAGGGGCTGCGCCTGGAGTGCCCCATCCGCACGTACCTCGTCACGGCACGCAGCGCGGCCAGTTCTGGAGCCCGTGCCCTAAAGACTCTCCGGAGCTGGGGGCTGGAAACGGACGAAGCCCTCTTCCTAGCCGGCGCCCCCAAGGGACCCTTGCTGGAGAAGATTCGCCCACACATCTTCTTTGATGACCAAATGTTCCATGTGGAAGGGGCGAAGGAGATGGGTACCATCGCAGCCCACGTCCCTTACGGGGTGGCTCAGAAATCCAGGCGCTTGGCACAGGGGAAACAAAATGAGAATAGCAAGTAG